One Maribacter dokdonensis DSW-8 genomic region harbors:
- the recQ gene encoding DNA helicase RecQ, giving the protein MTDSKEFDNIDLHSSLKKYFGFSQFKGLQEEVIKNVLRQNNTFVIMPTGGGKSLCYQLPALMQEGTAIIVSPLIALMKNQVDAIRGVSSENGIAHVLNSSLNKGEIKQVKQDITNGVTKLLYVAPESLTKEENVEFLRSVTISFVAVDEAHCISEWGHDFRPEYRNLKSIVERLGDNIPIIGLTATATPKVQEDIIKNLGIGGATLFKASFNRPNLFYEVRTKTENIEADIIRFVKQNSGKSGIIYCLSRKKVEELAQVLQVNGVSAVPYHAGFDAKTRSKYQDMFLMEDVDVVVATIAFGMGIDKPDVRFVIHHDIPKSIESYYQETGRAGRDGGEGHCLAYYSYKDIEKLEKFMSGKPVAEQEIGNALLQEVVAYAETSMSRRKFMLHYFGEEFDEVNGEGADMDDNTRNPKEKEEAKDGVEKLLKVVTGTSEKFKSKEIVNTLRGKTNAIISSHKTNEKEFFGIGSDRDKGYWMALIRQTLVAGLLRKEIEQYGVLHVTDSGKEFLKKPSSFMMTKDHVYNAENDNAIVGAAKSGGIADEKLLKQLKDLRKGQAKKLGVPPFVVFQDPSLEDMALKYPISHEELLNVHGVGEGKAKKYGKPFIAFINTYVSENEIIRPDDLVVKSTGANSALKLYVIQNVDRKLPLSDIASAKGLEIPELIKEMEQIVYSGTKLNLNYWIDEILDEDQQEEIHDYFLEADSDNLEEAMTEFDGEYEEEELRLYRLKFISEVAN; this is encoded by the coding sequence GTGACAGACAGTAAAGAATTTGACAATATCGATTTACATTCCTCATTAAAAAAATATTTTGGGTTTTCTCAGTTTAAAGGACTTCAAGAAGAGGTAATTAAAAATGTTTTAAGACAGAATAATACGTTTGTAATTATGCCTACCGGCGGTGGTAAATCGCTTTGCTACCAATTACCTGCGTTAATGCAAGAAGGTACCGCAATTATTGTATCTCCACTTATTGCTTTAATGAAGAATCAAGTAGATGCCATACGTGGTGTATCTTCTGAGAACGGAATAGCACATGTGCTCAACTCATCATTGAACAAAGGTGAAATAAAACAGGTAAAGCAAGATATCACCAACGGCGTTACCAAACTTTTATATGTTGCTCCAGAGTCATTGACAAAAGAAGAGAATGTAGAGTTTTTGCGCTCGGTTACTATTTCTTTTGTAGCGGTAGACGAAGCGCATTGTATCTCTGAATGGGGGCATGATTTTAGACCTGAGTATAGAAACCTAAAATCTATTGTTGAACGTTTGGGCGATAATATTCCTATTATAGGACTTACCGCAACGGCTACACCTAAAGTGCAGGAAGACATCATAAAGAATTTAGGAATTGGTGGAGCCACTTTGTTCAAGGCATCATTTAATAGACCCAATTTGTTTTATGAGGTACGTACCAAAACGGAGAATATTGAGGCGGATATCATCCGTTTTGTAAAACAAAATTCAGGTAAATCTGGTATTATATATTGTTTAAGCCGAAAAAAGGTAGAAGAATTGGCCCAGGTTTTACAGGTAAATGGCGTAAGTGCCGTGCCGTATCACGCCGGTTTTGATGCTAAAACTAGATCTAAATACCAAGATATGTTCTTGATGGAAGATGTAGATGTGGTTGTGGCCACTATTGCTTTTGGTATGGGTATAGACAAGCCAGATGTTCGTTTTGTTATACATCATGATATTCCTAAAAGTATAGAGAGTTATTACCAAGAAACGGGTAGGGCAGGCCGTGATGGTGGCGAAGGTCATTGTTTGGCATATTACTCTTATAAGGATATAGAGAAACTTGAGAAATTTATGTCCGGTAAACCGGTGGCAGAACAAGAGATAGGAAATGCGCTGTTGCAAGAAGTTGTAGCCTATGCAGAAACCTCAATGTCTAGACGTAAGTTTATGCTTCATTATTTTGGTGAGGAATTCGACGAGGTTAACGGTGAAGGGGCAGATATGGATGATAACACCAGAAACCCAAAAGAAAAGGAAGAGGCTAAGGATGGTGTAGAAAAGCTATTAAAAGTGGTGACCGGAACTAGTGAAAAATTTAAATCAAAGGAAATTGTAAATACCTTAAGGGGTAAGACCAATGCAATAATATCATCTCACAAAACCAATGAAAAGGAATTTTTTGGTATTGGTTCTGATAGAGATAAGGGGTATTGGATGGCCTTAATACGCCAAACATTGGTTGCGGGACTTTTGAGAAAAGAAATAGAGCAATACGGTGTACTTCATGTAACTGATAGTGGTAAGGAGTTTTTAAAGAAACCTTCTTCTTTCATGATGACCAAAGATCATGTGTACAATGCCGAGAATGATAATGCTATTGTAGGAGCTGCTAAATCTGGCGGAATTGCAGATGAGAAACTTCTAAAACAATTAAAAGATCTTAGAAAAGGTCAAGCAAAGAAATTGGGAGTACCGCCATTTGTGGTCTTTCAAGATCCTTCTCTAGAAGATATGGCTCTTAAATATCCTATTTCCCATGAAGAGTTGCTTAATGTTCATGGTGTAGGTGAAGGTAAGGCCAAAAAATATGGAAAGCCTTTTATCGCTTTTATAAATACATACGTTTCTGAAAATGAAATTATAAGGCCAGATGATCTTGTGGTAAAGAGTACCGGTGCAAATTCTGCTCTAAAATTGTATGTGATACAGAATGTTGATAGAAAATTGCCTTTATCAGATATTGCATCGGCAAAAGGACTTGAAATACCTGAGTTGATCAAGGAAATGGAGCAGATCGTCTATAGCGGAACAAAGTTGAATTTAAACTATTGGATCGATGAGATTTTAGACGAAGATCAACAAGAAGAAATACATGATTATTTCTTAGAGGCCGATAGTGATAACCTTGAAGAAGCTATGACAGAGTTTGATGGCGAGTATGAGGAAGAAGAATTACGTTTGTATAGATTAAAATTTATAAGTGAGGTGGCTAATTAA
- a CDS encoding DUF4345 domain-containing protein: MVISKNLNLLLSAVIVIIAGLVYGAYPTYVMPELLGFQVVDLELKNMLRAVMGIYMGVGLYWLFGALNPKFWYGATVCNVLFMGGISFGRIVSTLFDGVSPLFTPALVLELLFFGWGLYNLKKYKE; the protein is encoded by the coding sequence ATGGTAATTTCTAAGAATCTTAATCTTTTACTTTCAGCTGTAATCGTCATTATTGCAGGCTTGGTGTATGGCGCCTATCCTACCTATGTTATGCCAGAACTTTTGGGTTTTCAGGTGGTAGATTTAGAATTGAAGAACATGTTGCGTGCCGTAATGGGAATTTATATGGGAGTTGGCCTATATTGGTTATTTGGTGCTTTAAATCCCAAATTTTGGTATGGGGCAACGGTCTGCAATGTGCTTTTTATGGGAGGAATATCATTTGGTAGAATAGTAAGTACATTGTTTGACGGTGTATCCCCTTTGTTTACTCCCGCATTAGTATTAGAATTGTTGTTCTTTGGCTGGGGATTATATAACCTTAAAAAGTATAAGGAATAG
- a CDS encoding carboxymuconolactone decarboxylase family protein, with amino-acid sequence MSNQIEEFNAYRSKMNDKLLADNNKIVKRIFNLDTNAFAAGALDVKTKELLGLVASTVLRCDDCVKYHLESSYNEGVSKEEVMETLSIATLVGGTIVIPHLRRAYEYWEELENQEG; translated from the coding sequence ATGTCAAATCAAATTGAAGAATTTAACGCGTATCGTTCTAAGATGAACGATAAGTTATTGGCCGATAATAATAAAATAGTAAAACGTATATTCAATTTAGACACCAATGCTTTTGCCGCTGGTGCCTTAGATGTGAAAACCAAAGAGTTATTAGGTCTTGTGGCTTCTACAGTGTTACGATGCGATGATTGTGTAAAATATCATTTAGAAAGTTCATACAACGAAGGTGTATCTAAAGAAGAGGTCATGGAAACTTTAAGTATAGCTACTTTGGTAGGCGGTACTATTGTTATACCACACTTAAGAAGAGCTTATGAATACTGGGAAGAATTAGAAAACCAAGAAGGTTAA
- the rluF gene encoding 23S rRNA pseudouridine(2604) synthase RluF, which translates to MQDNAGKTRINKYLSEAGFCSRRAADKLIEQGRVTINGQVPEMGTKISAGDIVKVDGELIKEPKGKSTYLAFNKPVGIVCTTDTGVEKDNIIDFINYPKRIFPIGRLDKPSEGLIFLTDDGDIVNKILRARNNHEKEYLVTVDKPITIDFLNRMRKGIPILDQVTRECEVYEVSTYQFRIILTQGLNRQIRRMCEYLDYRVKKLKRIRIMNVQLDVPVGKWRDLTEEELREINRLVSTSSKTFDGEK; encoded by the coding sequence ATGCAAGATAATGCCGGTAAAACAAGAATTAACAAATACTTAAGTGAAGCGGGTTTTTGTTCACGAAGGGCTGCAGATAAACTTATAGAACAAGGTAGGGTAACCATTAACGGTCAAGTACCGGAAATGGGAACCAAAATTTCTGCTGGAGATATCGTAAAAGTAGATGGGGAACTGATCAAGGAACCCAAAGGCAAGTCAACCTATTTAGCATTCAACAAACCTGTAGGTATTGTTTGCACTACCGACACCGGTGTAGAAAAGGACAACATAATTGATTTTATAAATTACCCTAAGCGTATATTCCCAATAGGTAGATTGGACAAACCCAGTGAAGGACTTATTTTTCTAACCGATGACGGCGACATTGTAAATAAGATTTTACGTGCTCGTAACAATCACGAAAAAGAGTATTTGGTAACGGTAGACAAACCGATAACGATCGATTTTCTGAACAGAATGCGAAAAGGCATTCCTATTCTTGACCAAGTAACCAGAGAGTGTGAGGTGTATGAAGTTAGCACTTATCAATTCAGGATCATATTGACCCAAGGTCTTAATAGACAAATTAGGCGTATGTGCGAATATTTGGATTATCGGGTAAAAAAGCTAAAACGTATTAGGATCATGAATGTTCAACTAGATGTACCCGTTGGAAAGTGGAGAGATTTAACCGAAGAAGAATTAAGAGAGATCAATAGATTGGTAAGCACTTCTTCAAAAACGTTTGATGGAGAAAAATAA
- a CDS encoding serine hydrolase, giving the protein MKHCLLFICCFILVSCTAEQQNPNFLETALATKDISIKRVMDSIEKYQVQIRYTQIDRRNDSVLFTDYDFQVSDSVYFYPASTVKFPTAVLAMEKINQTDTLTIHTKYYIEGDTIESTVADDVNEIFAVSDNLANNRLIEFLGFETINQSLKNKGIAPVRLSHRLGFHSEDLRTKPIIIYLNDSTTGITQPILNKTPKPLALFEIEKGKGYYENDEYINEPFSFKQKNYYPLSAQHNLLKRIIFPENFNLNEQFHLNKEQRDHLLNAMHTVPKEMGYDKKEYYDSYCKFFLFGDSKDDIPEHIKIYNKVGFAYGTLTDCAYIKDTKNNIDFLLTATILVNKDGIFNDDVYEYDEIGIPFLAQLGREIYQQELQRKK; this is encoded by the coding sequence ATGAAACATTGTTTACTTTTCATTTGCTGCTTCATATTAGTTTCTTGCACCGCCGAGCAACAAAATCCAAACTTTCTTGAGACGGCCTTAGCTACAAAAGACATTAGTATTAAAAGGGTGATGGACAGTATTGAGAAATATCAGGTTCAAATTAGGTACACCCAAATTGATAGAAGAAATGACAGTGTGCTATTTACGGATTATGATTTTCAGGTAAGTGATAGTGTATACTTTTATCCGGCCAGTACGGTAAAATTTCCAACCGCGGTTTTGGCAATGGAAAAAATAAATCAGACCGACACCCTTACCATACACACCAAATATTACATAGAAGGTGATACTATTGAAAGTACCGTTGCAGATGATGTCAATGAGATATTTGCCGTCAGTGATAATTTAGCCAATAATAGATTAATAGAATTTTTAGGTTTTGAAACCATCAACCAAAGTTTAAAAAATAAAGGCATAGCTCCTGTTAGGCTCTCACATAGACTTGGTTTTCATTCAGAAGATTTAAGAACAAAACCCATCATTATTTACCTTAATGATTCTACCACCGGTATAACACAACCCATTTTAAACAAAACGCCAAAACCTTTAGCATTGTTTGAAATAGAAAAGGGAAAAGGATATTATGAAAATGATGAATATATTAACGAGCCATTTAGCTTTAAGCAAAAAAACTATTATCCCTTATCTGCTCAGCATAACCTATTAAAGCGAATTATTTTTCCAGAGAATTTTAATTTAAATGAACAATTTCATTTAAACAAAGAGCAGCGCGATCACCTGTTAAATGCTATGCACACAGTACCAAAAGAAATGGGTTATGACAAAAAAGAATATTACGATAGCTACTGTAAGTTTTTTCTTTTTGGCGACTCTAAAGATGATATACCAGAACATATCAAAATATATAACAAAGTTGGGTTTGCCTATGGAACATTAACTGATTGCGCTTACATTAAGGACACAAAAAATAATATAGATTTTCTATTGACAGCCACTATATTGGTCAATAAAGATGGTATATTCAATGATGATGTATATGAGTATGATGAAATAGGCATTCCATTTTTAGCACAATTAGGGCGCGAAATATATCAACAAGAACTACAGAGAAAAAAATAA
- the tatC gene encoding twin-arginine translocase subunit TatC, giving the protein MSSKATTSPNEMSFLDHLEELRWHLIRSVLAVVIIGSVAFLMKDFIFDTVIFGPKKMDFPTYKLFCDIATYFGFDSAFCADKLPFTIQSRLMSGQFSAHIWTSIWAGFIIGFPYVLYEMWKFISPGLYEKERRNSRGFIFIASFLFFLGVLFGYYVVSPLSINFLGTYQVSSEVTNEFDLASYISTVRASVIACGVLFELPIIIFFLTKIGLVTPEIMRKYRKIALVVVLILSAVITPPDVASQIIVAIPVLILYQVSIYISAMVLRKERRKAEKEKKANRNVKSN; this is encoded by the coding sequence ATGAGTTCCAAAGCTACTACCTCTCCTAACGAGATGTCATTTCTAGACCATTTAGAAGAATTAAGATGGCATTTAATAAGATCAGTTTTGGCAGTTGTCATTATTGGAAGTGTTGCCTTTTTAATGAAAGATTTCATTTTTGACACGGTTATTTTCGGACCTAAAAAAATGGATTTCCCCACCTACAAATTATTTTGTGATATCGCAACATATTTTGGATTCGACTCGGCTTTTTGTGCCGATAAACTTCCATTTACCATACAAAGTAGATTAATGTCCGGGCAATTTTCCGCACATATTTGGACATCGATCTGGGCCGGTTTCATAATTGGCTTTCCCTATGTTCTTTATGAAATGTGGAAATTCATTAGTCCTGGACTTTACGAAAAAGAACGAAGAAATTCTAGAGGCTTTATTTTCATAGCATCTTTCTTATTTTTTCTAGGTGTATTGTTCGGGTATTATGTGGTATCACCATTATCCATTAACTTTTTAGGCACCTACCAAGTAAGTTCAGAGGTTACCAATGAGTTTGACCTTGCGTCTTACATATCTACCGTTAGAGCATCTGTAATTGCCTGTGGTGTTTTATTTGAACTACCTATCATTATTTTCTTTTTGACCAAAATAGGCCTGGTAACCCCAGAAATAATGAGAAAATACAGGAAAATAGCATTGGTGGTCGTATTGATCTTATCTGCCGTAATAACTCCGCCAGACGTTGCCAGCCAAATTATAGTGGCCATACCGGTATTGATCTTATATCAAGTAAGTATCTATATTTCTGCTATGGTATTGAGAAAAGAAAGAAGAAAAGCTGAAAAAGAAAAAAAAGCAAATAGAAATGTCAAATCAAATTGA
- the lptB gene encoding LPS export ABC transporter ATP-binding protein, producing MKLRADNIMKSYRGRRVVKGISLEVNQGEIVGLLGPNGAGKTTSFYMIVGLIKPNGGSIYLDDMEITKFPMYKRAQNGIGYLAQEASVFRKLSIEKNILSVLQLTKLSKKEQHMKMESLIEEFGLGHIRKNRGDLLSGGERRRTEIARALATDPKFILLDEPFAGVDPVAVEDIQRIVAQLKNKNIGILITDHNVQETLAITERSYLMFEGGILKSGIPEDLAADEMVRKVYLGQNFELRKKKLDF from the coding sequence ATGAAGTTACGTGCCGACAATATTATGAAATCCTACAGAGGCCGTAGGGTGGTTAAAGGAATTTCCCTTGAGGTAAACCAAGGAGAGATCGTAGGGCTACTTGGACCAAACGGTGCGGGTAAAACCACATCCTTTTACATGATTGTTGGCCTTATAAAACCTAACGGCGGAAGTATCTATTTAGACGACATGGAGATTACCAAATTCCCCATGTACAAAAGAGCACAAAACGGTATTGGGTACTTGGCACAAGAAGCGTCGGTATTTAGAAAACTAAGTATAGAAAAGAACATTCTCAGCGTACTACAACTAACCAAATTAAGCAAGAAAGAGCAGCACATGAAAATGGAATCGCTCATTGAGGAATTTGGTCTGGGGCATATTCGAAAAAACCGTGGGGATTTGTTATCTGGTGGGGAGCGAAGAAGAACTGAGATTGCAAGAGCTTTGGCTACCGATCCAAAGTTTATTCTTCTTGACGAGCCTTTTGCAGGAGTAGACCCCGTGGCCGTAGAAGACATACAACGTATTGTAGCGCAACTAAAGAACAAAAACATCGGTATACTCATTACCGATCACAATGTTCAGGAAACACTTGCCATTACAGAACGTTCTTACCTAATGTTCGAAGGCGGAATTTTAAAATCCGGTATTCCAGAAGATCTAGCTGCAGATGAAATGGTACGTAAAGTATATCTAGGGCAGAATTTTGAGCTACGTAAAAAGAAGCTAGATTTTTAA
- a CDS encoding carboxypeptidase-like regulatory domain-containing protein, protein MSTYNFNIKKPLSVYYVLILLCCLGLGTQSMAAQNTNFTEYTGEVLDADSKKALVFATLTVDNTNVTTITNSEGQFSLKVPNEFKGNSLTIAFLGYKTKQLNIADLQPEKNKIFMEEFVMALSEAQIDAPNDAEALVKETLDKKGSNYLDENTVMTAFYRETIKKRRTNVSLSEAVVNVYKTPYSSNRTDALELYKARKSTDYSKLDTVALKLQGGPFNTLFVDMVKYPKYIFTPETLNYYDFSFDTSTRVNDQLIYVIDFKQKPEIIDPLYEGKLYIDAQNKILTSAIYSLNITDKRLASQMFVRKKPKNAEVWPTEVSYRVDYREKNGKWYYGYSNVLLEFKVNWDKRLFNSVYSMSCEMAVTDWEQNLTNAIPRSKDRMKSSIILSDEALGFADPDFWGEYNIIEPEKSIESAIRKIQRQLRRGKIDNGAAAAR, encoded by the coding sequence ATGTCAACTTACAACTTCAATATTAAAAAGCCCCTTAGCGTTTACTATGTTTTAATTCTTTTATGCTGCTTGGGATTAGGAACGCAATCAATGGCGGCCCAAAACACTAATTTCACTGAGTATACAGGAGAAGTCTTAGACGCTGACAGCAAGAAAGCCCTGGTATTTGCCACCCTAACGGTTGACAATACCAATGTCACCACCATTACAAATTCAGAGGGTCAATTTTCTTTAAAAGTACCCAATGAATTTAAAGGAAACAGCTTAACTATTGCCTTCTTAGGTTACAAGACCAAGCAATTGAATATAGCCGATCTACAACCGGAGAAGAACAAAATCTTTATGGAAGAATTTGTTATGGCATTATCCGAAGCGCAAATAGATGCCCCTAACGATGCCGAAGCTTTAGTAAAAGAGACCTTAGATAAAAAAGGAAGCAATTACTTAGATGAAAATACGGTGATGACAGCTTTCTATAGGGAAACCATAAAAAAGAGAAGAACAAATGTAAGTCTTTCAGAAGCTGTTGTAAACGTTTACAAAACACCATACTCCTCTAATAGAACAGATGCCCTTGAATTATACAAGGCTCGTAAAAGCACTGATTATTCAAAACTTGATACCGTTGCCTTAAAATTACAAGGCGGACCGTTCAATACTTTGTTCGTGGACATGGTAAAATACCCTAAATATATATTTACCCCAGAAACATTAAACTATTATGATTTCTCTTTTGATACTTCTACGCGAGTAAACGACCAACTTATTTATGTAATAGACTTTAAGCAAAAGCCAGAAATTATAGATCCGTTATATGAAGGAAAATTATATATAGATGCTCAAAATAAAATTCTAACCAGTGCCATTTACTCTTTGAATATTACCGATAAGCGCCTTGCTTCTCAAATGTTTGTTCGCAAGAAACCAAAAAATGCAGAGGTCTGGCCAACAGAAGTATCTTACCGTGTAGATTACAGGGAAAAGAATGGAAAATGGTATTATGGTTACAGCAATGTTCTTCTTGAATTTAAAGTTAATTGGGATAAAAGACTATTCAATTCAGTATATAGTATGAGCTGTGAAATGGCCGTGACGGACTGGGAACAAAACTTGACCAACGCCATACCCAGGTCAAAGGATAGAATGAAATCTTCTATCATATTAAGTGACGAAGCACTAGGTTTTGCCGATCCAGACTTTTGGGGCGAATACAATATTATAGAACCAGAAAAATCTATTGAGTCTGCCATTAGAAAAATACAACGACAATTACGTAGAGGAAAAATAGACAACGGCGCGGCTGCCGCCCGTTAA
- a CDS encoding MFS transporter, producing the protein MKQPEKAPWYYLLLLILAGESVFILPFVLQRVFRPTVLKVFELDNVSLGLCFSVYGFVALVSYVLGGPLADKYQPRKLIAIALWMTAIGGLVFATFPNYATLQVLYGFWGFTTIFLFWSPMIKATRVWGGINSQGRAFGFLDGGRGLVGALFGTLGVVVFSYFMTTDLEVASLEESRFAFRYVILTSAGIVAVVGVLVWLFMKLPADQEKEIVIDRITASQIKEVLRLPSVQLLMVIILCAYVGYKITDIFSLYAQDVMLLNEVASAEVGTVLLFARPVVGVLIGIVADRSRPSLFLFIGFVIAFFGSLIFALGVVENVSYAMFIFSIMIVALGVYAIRSLYFAVMQSGRIPLVLTGTAVGIISLVGYTPDIFAGPAMGYLLDASPGLKGHQHVFWMLAVFSFVGGLAAFRYLQLYGKRFYGNF; encoded by the coding sequence ATGAAACAACCTGAAAAAGCACCCTGGTACTATCTCTTATTATTGATATTGGCTGGGGAAAGTGTCTTTATTTTGCCGTTTGTGCTACAACGTGTTTTTAGACCTACTGTTTTAAAGGTTTTTGAACTCGATAATGTTTCTTTAGGTTTGTGCTTTTCGGTATACGGTTTTGTAGCGTTGGTCTCATATGTGCTTGGTGGTCCGTTAGCAGATAAATATCAACCAAGAAAGTTAATAGCCATTGCACTTTGGATGACTGCAATTGGCGGTTTGGTATTCGCTACTTTTCCTAATTATGCTACATTACAGGTTCTTTACGGATTTTGGGGCTTTACTACCATATTTCTCTTTTGGTCTCCCATGATAAAAGCTACCCGTGTTTGGGGCGGTATAAATTCTCAAGGCAGGGCATTCGGGTTTTTAGATGGTGGTAGGGGCTTGGTAGGAGCCTTGTTCGGTACACTTGGGGTAGTGGTGTTTTCTTATTTTATGACGACGGATTTGGAAGTCGCTAGTTTGGAAGAGAGCCGTTTTGCTTTTAGATATGTTATTTTAACTTCTGCAGGTATTGTAGCCGTAGTGGGTGTTTTGGTATGGTTGTTCATGAAATTACCTGCAGATCAGGAAAAAGAAATTGTCATTGATCGTATTACAGCTTCGCAGATTAAAGAGGTGCTGCGGTTGCCATCGGTTCAATTGTTAATGGTCATTATTTTATGTGCCTATGTTGGCTACAAGATTACGGATATTTTTTCGCTGTATGCTCAAGATGTAATGTTGCTTAATGAAGTTGCCTCAGCGGAAGTTGGTACTGTTTTGTTGTTTGCAAGACCGGTAGTAGGGGTGTTGATCGGTATTGTTGCAGATCGATCTAGACCTAGTTTGTTTTTGTTCATAGGTTTTGTAATAGCCTTCTTTGGTTCTTTGATTTTTGCTCTAGGAGTAGTTGAAAATGTTTCTTATGCTATGTTCATATTTTCGATTATGATTGTGGCGCTTGGTGTTTACGCCATACGTTCATTGTATTTCGCGGTTATGCAAAGTGGTAGAATCCCTTTGGTTTTAACGGGTACCGCTGTGGGTATTATTTCATTGGTAGGCTATACTCCAGATATTTTTGCCGGACCCGCAATGGGGTACTTATTAGATGCATCACCGGGTTTAAAAGGGCATCAACATGTATTTTGGATGTTGGCTGTATTTTCTTTTGTGGGCGGATTGGCAGCTTTTAGATATTTGCAACTTTATGGTAAACGGTTTTATGGTAATTTCTAA
- a CDS encoding GyrI-like domain-containing protein, translated as MNFLSLEHSFRNMTPKIITLKEKKLIGLSAEMSLLDNKTPQLWKTFRQLSKEVDHRASEDFISLQQYPSHYFERFSAGSEFVKWACVEVDEVDNIPEGMNMLLLETGLYAVFHYTGSAQNAPTFFQYIYGEWIPNSEYQLDGRPHFEVLGAKYKNNDPNSEEEVWIPIKAK; from the coding sequence ATGAATTTCTTAAGTTTGGAGCATAGCTTTAGAAATATGACCCCTAAAATCATTACCCTGAAAGAAAAAAAGTTGATAGGCTTATCTGCTGAAATGAGTTTGTTGGATAATAAAACCCCTCAACTTTGGAAAACGTTTAGGCAACTTAGTAAGGAAGTGGATCATAGGGCGTCTGAAGATTTTATATCACTGCAACAATATCCTAGCCATTATTTTGAACGATTTAGCGCTGGTAGCGAATTTGTAAAGTGGGCTTGTGTTGAGGTTGATGAAGTGGATAATATTCCCGAAGGCATGAATATGTTGCTATTGGAAACTGGCTTATATGCTGTATTTCATTATACAGGCAGTGCACAAAACGCACCTACTTTCTTTCAATATATTTATGGGGAATGGATTCCTAACTCAGAATATCAATTAGATGGTCGCCCACATTTTGAAGTGCTTGGAGCAAAATATAAAAACAACGATCCCAACTCAGAAGAAGAAGTTTGGATTCCTATAAAAGCAAAATGA
- a CDS encoding KpsF/GutQ family sugar-phosphate isomerase yields the protein MNNRLIATDTIIGLAKKTIETERDAIAQLSSLLTDDFASIVNCIIQAKGRVIISGIGKSAIIATKIVATLNSTGTPAIFMHAGDAIHGDLGTVQDNDVVICISNSGNTPEIKMLVPLIKRGTNKLIAMTGNTDSFLAKQADYILNTHVEKEACPNGLAPTTSTTAQLVMGDALAIVLLEIKGFTSSDFAKYHPGGSLGKRLYLRVSDLVSKNQVPSVQQDEEVKKVIVEISKKMLGVTAVLDREKVVGIVTDGDIRRMLNKHDNIKGLTAKDIMTTNPKTISANTLAIKALEQMQKKGISQLLAMDNDTYIGVIHLHNLINEGIL from the coding sequence TTGAATAATAGATTGATTGCAACGGACACCATTATTGGCTTAGCGAAAAAAACCATTGAAACTGAGCGTGATGCTATAGCACAACTTTCATCTCTTTTGACCGACGATTTTGCCAGTATCGTAAACTGCATTATCCAGGCAAAAGGCCGTGTTATAATCTCTGGTATTGGCAAGAGTGCCATCATTGCCACTAAAATTGTAGCTACCTTGAATTCTACAGGTACTCCCGCAATTTTTATGCATGCTGGCGACGCCATTCATGGAGATTTGGGAACCGTACAGGATAATGACGTGGTCATCTGCATTTCTAACAGTGGAAATACGCCCGAAATTAAGATGTTGGTACCGCTCATAAAAAGAGGTACAAACAAATTAATTGCAATGACCGGTAATACCGATTCTTTTTTAGCAAAGCAGGCAGACTATATCTTAAATACCCATGTAGAAAAAGAGGCTTGCCCAAATGGTTTGGCTCCTACAACAAGTACTACCGCACAATTGGTAATGGGAGATGCCTTGGCCATTGTTCTACTGGAAATTAAAGGGTTTACCAGTTCTGACTTTGCAAAATATCACCCTGGCGGATCATTGGGAAAAAGACTTTATCTAAGAGTTTCTGACCTTGTGAGCAAAAACCAAGTGCCAAGCGTACAACAAGACGAAGAGGTAAAAAAGGTTATTGTTGAAATTTCTAAAAAAATGTTAGGGGTCACTGCCGTACTTGATAGAGAAAAAGTTGTTGGTATTGTTACCGATGGCGACATAAGACGAATGCTAAATAAGCATGATAATATAAAAGGATTGACCGCCAAAGATATCATGACCACCAACCCTAAAACAATATCTGCCAATACTTTAGCCATAAAAGCATTAGAGCAAATGCAGAAAAAGGGAATCTCACAACTGTTGGCCATGGATAATGATACCTACATTGGTGTTATACATTTACATAATTTAATAAACGAAGGTATTTTATAA